The proteins below come from a single Fodinicola acaciae genomic window:
- a CDS encoding WhiB family transcriptional regulator, whose translation MADVRRLPGPTADLWDWQLKGSCRGVDSALFFHPEGERGPSRARRESEAKAICATCPVLKQCREHALKVREPYGVWGGLSESEREQLIGTARSAMPPVRAI comes from the coding sequence ATGGCCGATGTACGTCGGCTGCCTGGTCCCACTGCCGATCTGTGGGACTGGCAACTCAAGGGATCCTGTCGGGGGGTCGACAGTGCCCTGTTCTTCCATCCAGAAGGCGAGCGTGGCCCGTCCCGGGCTCGCCGCGAGTCCGAGGCCAAGGCCATCTGCGCCACCTGCCCGGTCCTGAAGCAGTGCCGCGAGCACGCGCTGAAGGTCCGCGAGCCGTACGGCGTGTGGGGTGGTCTCTCGGAGTCCGAGCGCGAACAGCTGATCGGCACCGCACGATCAGCCATGCCACCGGTCCGCGCGATCTGA